From one Brachypodium distachyon strain Bd21 chromosome 4, Brachypodium_distachyon_v3.0, whole genome shotgun sequence genomic stretch:
- the LOC100824827 gene encoding putative disease resistance protein RGA3 isoform X1 — protein sequence MMAAILDSLVGSCAKKLQEIITEEAVLILGVKEDLRELQRTMTQIQYFLSDAEQRRTEESAVNNWLGELRDAMYYADDIIDLARSEGCKLLAESPSSSRKSTSCIGRSFFTCIPNVQKRHKIAVQIRDFNAELQKISELGERYLKLQNMQPKAEVPTVKQMATSHLVEPNLVGKETLHACRRLVELVLAHKENKAYKLGIVGTGGVGKTTLAQKIYNDQKIKGQFGNQVWICVSQNYSEAALLKEILRNFGVHHEQNETVGELSSKLATAIADKSFFIVLDDVWVPEVWTNLLRIPLHAAATGVILVTTRHDTVAHVIGVEDLHRVDLMPADVGWELLWKSMNISEVKDVQHLQEIGMDIVRKCGGLPLAIKVAARVLSTEDKTENEWRKFINRSAWSVGTLPTELRGALYMSYDDLPRHLKQCFLNCGTYPEDWVMQRDYIAMSWVAEGFILEQKGQLLEDTANEYYYELIHRNLIQPDGSTFDLAKCKMHDLLRQLACYLSREESFVGDPESLGAINMSKLRRVTVVTEKDILVLPSMVKGELKVRAFQTDQKAWSVEDTFFKKIPSIRVLNLSDSLIERIPDYIGNLIHLRLLDLDGTNIYFLPESVGSLMNLQVLNLSRCKALNSLPLAITQLCTLRRLGLRGTPINQVPKEIGRLEYLNDLEGFPVGGGSDIGKTQDGWKLEELGHLLQLRRLQVIKLQRADPCATDSLLADKKYLKLLSLCCTKHPIEPYSGEDVGNIEKIFEQLIPPHNLEDLVIAGLFGRKFPTWLGTTHLVSVKYLKLIDCKSCVHLPPLCQLSNLKYLRIDGAAAVSKIGPEFVGCREGNPRSTVAVAFPKLETLIIKNMPNWEEWSFVEEGDAAAASMEGEDDGSAEIRKGEAPSPRLQVLPRLKRLELVDCPKLRALPWQLGQEATCLEGLGLRGASSLKVVEDLPFLSDMLSIAGCDDLEKVSNLPQVRDLRVQLCPNLRLVEGLGSLQQVLLTNDMREISSLWLPGLQQQCMQHHGEDLGIYPWTW from the coding sequence ATGATGGCAGCCATACTAGATTCTCTTGTTGGGTCATGTGCCAAAAAATTGCAAGAAATCATTACAGAAGAGGCGGTTCTGATTCTAGGGGTAAAAGAAGACCTCAGAGAACTGCAGCGGACAATGACACAAATACAATATTTCCTTAGTGATGCTGAGCAAAGGAGAACAGAAGAGTCTGCAGTAAACAATTGGCTTGGTGAGCTGAGAGATGCTATGTATTATGCTGATGATATTATTGACTTGGCAAGGTCTGAAGGATGCAAGCTACTAGCTGAAAGTCCTTCATCATCAAGAAAGTCAACTTCATGTATTGGCAGGTCGTTTTTCACTTGCATTCCTAATGTTCAGAAGCGTCACAAGATTGCCGTTCAAATCAGAGACTTCAATGCTGAGCTTCAGAAGATTTCAGAGCTCGGCGAAAGATATTTAAAGCTTCAGAATATGCAGCCTAAAGCAGAAGTTCCGACAGTGAAGCAAATGGCAACTAGCCACCTCGTGGAGCCTAATCTTGTGGGAAAGGAAACATTACATGCTTGCAGAAGATTGGTTGAACTGGTGCTTGCACACAAGGAAAATAAGGCCTATAAGCTTGGTATTGTTGGAACAGGAGGGGTTGGAAAGACAACACTAGCTCAGAAAATATATAATGACCAAAAGATAAAAGGACAGTTCGGCAACCAAGTATGGATCTGTGTTTCTCAGAATTACTCTGAAGCTGCTCTTTTGAAGGAAATTCTTCGAAATTTCGGGGTACACCATGAGCAAAATGAAACTGTGGGAGAGCTCAGCAGCAAGCTTGCAACGGCCATTGCAGATAAAAGTTTCTTCATTGTGTTGGATGATGTTTGGGTGCCTGAGGTTTGGACCAATTTACTGAGAATTCCATTACATGCTGCTGCAACTGGAGTCATTCTTGTAACAACTCGACATGATACAGTGGCACATGTGATTGGAGTGGAAGATCTGCATCGAGTTGATTTGATGCCAGCAGATGTTGGATGGGAGTTGCTTTGGAAGAGTATGAACATTAGTGAAGTAAAAGATGTGCAACACCTGCAGGAAATAGGGATGGATATTGTTCGTAAATGTGGTGGACTTCCTCTCGCAATCAAGGTTGCTGCTCGTGTTCTATCAACTGAAGACAAAACTGAGAATGAGTGGAGAAAATTTATCAATAGAAGCGCTTGGTCTGTTGGCACTCTTCCTACTGAGCTCAGAGGTGCTTTGTACATGAGTTATGATGACCTCCCACGTCATCTAAAGCAGTGTTTCCTTAATTGTGGTACGTATCCCGAAGATTGGGTCATGCAGCGTGATTACATTGCCATGTCATGGGTTGCTGAAGGATTTATACTGGAGCAAAAAGGCCAACTACTAGAAGACACAGCAAACGAGTACTACTATGAGCTTATCCATCGGAATCTCATCCAACCAGATGGTTCAACTTTTGACCTTGCAAAATGCAAAATGCATGACCTCTTAAGGCAGCTTGCTTGTTATTTATCAAGAGAAGAGAGTTTTGTTGGAGACCCTGAATCATTAGGGGCTATAAATATGTCAAAACTGCGACGCGTTACTGTTGTCACTGAGAAAGATATTTTGGTGTTACCTAGCATGGTTAAGGGTGAACTTAAGGTGCGGGCTTTCCAAACTGATCAGAAGGCATGGAGTGTTGAGGATACATTTTTCAAGAAGATTCCATCTATTCGTGTTTTGAATCTGAGTGACTCACTTATAGAAAGAATCCCAGATTATATAGGAAATTTGATCCACTTGCGTCTACTTGATCTCGATGGTACAAACATATATTTTCTGCCAGAGTCAGTAGGCTCTCTCATGAACCTCCAAGTACTAAATTTGTCAAGATGCAAAGCTCTGAACAGCCTTCCTTTGGCAATCACTCAACTGTGCACTTTAAGGCGCCTTGGTCTGCGTGGTACACCGATTAATCAAGTACCAAAAGAGATAGGCAGATTGGAATACCTCAATGATTTAGAAGGATTTCCCGTCGGTGGTGGCAGTGATATTGGTAAAACACAAGATGGATGGAAGTTGGAAGAGTTGGGGCATCTGTTGCAGCTAAGGAGGCTTCAGGTCATCAAATTGCAAAGAGCAGATCCTTGTGCTACAGATTCATTGCTAGCAGACAAAAAATATCTGAAACTTTTGAGTCTATGCTGCACGAAACATCCAATTGAACCTTACTCAGGAGAAGATGTTGGCAATATTGAGAAGATCTTTGAGCAACTTATCCCTCCACACAACCTGGAAGATCTAGTTATTGCTGGTTTGTTTGGCCGAAAGTTTCCCACCTGGCTTGGTACAACCCATTTGGTCTCAGTCAAATACTTGAAGCTCATAGACTGCAAGTCCTGTGTGCATCTTCCCCCACTCTGTCAACTATCAAACCTAAAATACCTAAGAATtgatggagcagcagcagttagCAAGATTGGGCCCGAATTCGTGGGCTGCAGGGAGGGAAATCCCAGATCCACGGTGGCAGTTGCTTTCCCCAAGCTTGAAACGTTGATCATCAAGAATATGCCCAACTGGGAGGAGTGGTCCTTTGTTGAAGAAGGAGATGCAGCGGCAGCATCTATGGAAGGGGAAGATGACGGATCTGCTGAGATTCGAAAAGGGGAAGCCCCGTCTCCAAGGTTGCAGGTGCTGCCACGCTTGAAGAGGTTGGAACTTGTAGACTGCCCCAAGCTGAGAGCTCTCCCATGGCAGCTTGGACAGGAGGCCACCTGCTTGGAAGGTCTCGGATTGAGAGGAGCAAGCAGCTTGAAGGTGGTGGAGGACCTCCCGTTCCTCTCTGATATGCTTTCAATCGCGGGATGTGACGACCTAGAGAAGGTCTCAAACCTTCCGCAAGTGAGAGACCTACGTGTGCAACTTTGTCCAAACCTGAGACTTGTTGAGGGGTTAGGTAGTTTGCAGCAGGTGTTGTTGACTAATGATATGCGTGAGATCTCCTCACTGTGGTTGCCCGGGCTTCAGCAGCAGTGCATGCAACATCACGGTGAAGACTTGGGTATCTACCCATGGACATGGTGA
- the LOC100824827 gene encoding putative disease resistance protein RGA3 isoform X2: MMAAILDSLVGSCAKKLQEIITEEAVLILGVKEDLRELQRTMTQIQYFLSDAEQRRTEESAVNNWLGELRDAMYYADDIIDLARSEGCKLLAESPSSSRKSTSCIGRSFFTCIPNVQKRHKIAVQIRDFNAELQKISELGERYLKLQNMQPKAEVPTVKQMATSHLVEPNLVGKETLHACRRLVELVLAHKENKAYKLGIVGTGGVGKTTLAQKIYNDQKIKGQFGNQVWICVSQNYSEAALLKEILRNFGVHHEQNETVGELSSKLATAIADKSFFIVLDDVWVPEVWTNLLRIPLHAAATGVILVTTRHDTVAHVIGVEDLHRVDLMPADVGWELLWKSMNISEVKDVQHLQEIGMDIVRKCGGLPLAIKVAARVLSTEDKTENEWRKFINRSAWSVGTLPTELRGALYMSYDDLPRHLKQCFLNCGTYPEDWVMQRDYIAMSWVAEGFILEQKGQLLEDTANEYYYELIHRNLIQPDGSTFDLAKCKMHDLLRQLACYLSREESFVGDPESLGAINMSKLRRVTVVTEKDILVLPSMVKGELKVRAFQTDQKAWSVEDTFFKKIPSIRVLNLSDSLIERIPDYIGNLIHLRLLDLDGTNIYFLPESVGSLMNLQVLNLSRCKALNSLPLAITQLCTLRRLGLRGTPINQVPKEIGRLEYLNDLEGFPVGGGSDIGKTQDGWKLEELGHLLQLRRLQVIKLQRADPCATDSLLADKKYLKLLSLCCTKHPIEPYSGEDVGNIEKIFEQLIPPHNLEDLVIAGLFGRKFPTWLGTTHLVSVKYLKLIDCKSCVHLPPLCQLSNLKYLRIDGAAAVSKIGPEFVGCREGNPRSTVAVAFPKLETLIIKNMPNWEEWSFVEEGDAAAASMEGEDDGSAEIRKGEAPSPRLQVLPRLKRLELVDCPKLRALPWQLGQEATCLEGLGLRGASSLKVVEDLPFLSDMLSIAGCDDLEKVSNLPQVRDLRVQLCPNLRLVEGLGSLQQLWLDEDMQEISELWVSGLQQKCQRLHDEDLDVYDWA, encoded by the exons ATGATGGCAGCCATACTAGATTCTCTTGTTGGGTCATGTGCCAAAAAATTGCAAGAAATCATTACAGAAGAGGCGGTTCTGATTCTAGGGGTAAAAGAAGACCTCAGAGAACTGCAGCGGACAATGACACAAATACAATATTTCCTTAGTGATGCTGAGCAAAGGAGAACAGAAGAGTCTGCAGTAAACAATTGGCTTGGTGAGCTGAGAGATGCTATGTATTATGCTGATGATATTATTGACTTGGCAAGGTCTGAAGGATGCAAGCTACTAGCTGAAAGTCCTTCATCATCAAGAAAGTCAACTTCATGTATTGGCAGGTCGTTTTTCACTTGCATTCCTAATGTTCAGAAGCGTCACAAGATTGCCGTTCAAATCAGAGACTTCAATGCTGAGCTTCAGAAGATTTCAGAGCTCGGCGAAAGATATTTAAAGCTTCAGAATATGCAGCCTAAAGCAGAAGTTCCGACAGTGAAGCAAATGGCAACTAGCCACCTCGTGGAGCCTAATCTTGTGGGAAAGGAAACATTACATGCTTGCAGAAGATTGGTTGAACTGGTGCTTGCACACAAGGAAAATAAGGCCTATAAGCTTGGTATTGTTGGAACAGGAGGGGTTGGAAAGACAACACTAGCTCAGAAAATATATAATGACCAAAAGATAAAAGGACAGTTCGGCAACCAAGTATGGATCTGTGTTTCTCAGAATTACTCTGAAGCTGCTCTTTTGAAGGAAATTCTTCGAAATTTCGGGGTACACCATGAGCAAAATGAAACTGTGGGAGAGCTCAGCAGCAAGCTTGCAACGGCCATTGCAGATAAAAGTTTCTTCATTGTGTTGGATGATGTTTGGGTGCCTGAGGTTTGGACCAATTTACTGAGAATTCCATTACATGCTGCTGCAACTGGAGTCATTCTTGTAACAACTCGACATGATACAGTGGCACATGTGATTGGAGTGGAAGATCTGCATCGAGTTGATTTGATGCCAGCAGATGTTGGATGGGAGTTGCTTTGGAAGAGTATGAACATTAGTGAAGTAAAAGATGTGCAACACCTGCAGGAAATAGGGATGGATATTGTTCGTAAATGTGGTGGACTTCCTCTCGCAATCAAGGTTGCTGCTCGTGTTCTATCAACTGAAGACAAAACTGAGAATGAGTGGAGAAAATTTATCAATAGAAGCGCTTGGTCTGTTGGCACTCTTCCTACTGAGCTCAGAGGTGCTTTGTACATGAGTTATGATGACCTCCCACGTCATCTAAAGCAGTGTTTCCTTAATTGTGGTACGTATCCCGAAGATTGGGTCATGCAGCGTGATTACATTGCCATGTCATGGGTTGCTGAAGGATTTATACTGGAGCAAAAAGGCCAACTACTAGAAGACACAGCAAACGAGTACTACTATGAGCTTATCCATCGGAATCTCATCCAACCAGATGGTTCAACTTTTGACCTTGCAAAATGCAAAATGCATGACCTCTTAAGGCAGCTTGCTTGTTATTTATCAAGAGAAGAGAGTTTTGTTGGAGACCCTGAATCATTAGGGGCTATAAATATGTCAAAACTGCGACGCGTTACTGTTGTCACTGAGAAAGATATTTTGGTGTTACCTAGCATGGTTAAGGGTGAACTTAAGGTGCGGGCTTTCCAAACTGATCAGAAGGCATGGAGTGTTGAGGATACATTTTTCAAGAAGATTCCATCTATTCGTGTTTTGAATCTGAGTGACTCACTTATAGAAAGAATCCCAGATTATATAGGAAATTTGATCCACTTGCGTCTACTTGATCTCGATGGTACAAACATATATTTTCTGCCAGAGTCAGTAGGCTCTCTCATGAACCTCCAAGTACTAAATTTGTCAAGATGCAAAGCTCTGAACAGCCTTCCTTTGGCAATCACTCAACTGTGCACTTTAAGGCGCCTTGGTCTGCGTGGTACACCGATTAATCAAGTACCAAAAGAGATAGGCAGATTGGAATACCTCAATGATTTAGAAGGATTTCCCGTCGGTGGTGGCAGTGATATTGGTAAAACACAAGATGGATGGAAGTTGGAAGAGTTGGGGCATCTGTTGCAGCTAAGGAGGCTTCAGGTCATCAAATTGCAAAGAGCAGATCCTTGTGCTACAGATTCATTGCTAGCAGACAAAAAATATCTGAAACTTTTGAGTCTATGCTGCACGAAACATCCAATTGAACCTTACTCAGGAGAAGATGTTGGCAATATTGAGAAGATCTTTGAGCAACTTATCCCTCCACACAACCTGGAAGATCTAGTTATTGCTGGTTTGTTTGGCCGAAAGTTTCCCACCTGGCTTGGTACAACCCATTTGGTCTCAGTCAAATACTTGAAGCTCATAGACTGCAAGTCCTGTGTGCATCTTCCCCCACTCTGTCAACTATCAAACCTAAAATACCTAAGAATtgatggagcagcagcagttagCAAGATTGGGCCCGAATTCGTGGGCTGCAGGGAGGGAAATCCCAGATCCACGGTGGCAGTTGCTTTCCCCAAGCTTGAAACGTTGATCATCAAGAATATGCCCAACTGGGAGGAGTGGTCCTTTGTTGAAGAAGGAGATGCAGCGGCAGCATCTATGGAAGGGGAAGATGACGGATCTGCTGAGATTCGAAAAGGGGAAGCCCCGTCTCCAAGGTTGCAGGTGCTGCCACGCTTGAAGAGGTTGGAACTTGTAGACTGCCCCAAGCTGAGAGCTCTCCCATGGCAGCTTGGACAGGAGGCCACCTGCTTGGAAGGTCTCGGATTGAGAGGAGCAAGCAGCTTGAAGGTGGTGGAGGACCTCCCGTTCCTCTCTGATATGCTTTCAATCGCGGGATGTGACGACCTAGAGAAGGTCTCAAACCTTCCGCAAGTGAGAGACCTACGTGTGCAACTTTGTCCAAACCTGAGACTTGTTGAGGGGTTAGGTAGTTTGCAGCAG CTGTGGTTAGATGAGGATATGCAAGAGATCTCTGAGCTCTGGGTCTCCGGGCTGCAACAGAAGTGCCAAAGGCTTCACGATGAAGACCTGGATGTGTACGACTGGGCTTGA